In Wenyingzhuangia fucanilytica, the following are encoded in one genomic region:
- a CDS encoding ABC transporter permease, which yields MNFELFIANRLTKSQEYKNSVSSPIIKIAIIAIALGMMMMLISIATGVGLQRRIRDKVAGFNGHIVISNYDNNQSKTTQKPIDIHQKFYPKFTTVSGINHVQVFATRAGIIRTEKSFEGVVLKGVDKDYDWSFFKEYLVAGKVPVFGDKISKEVIVSKLIADRMHFKVGDSFDTFFIKEDPNTLPSRRVYKISGIYDTGFEEFDKNIMIGDINQVRGLNKWKNDQVGGFEVFVNDFNEIDKKSKEIYQEIDVTLDSQSLFEQYPQIFEWLQLFDGNIAVIIIIMIIVAGINMITALLVLILERTQIIGVLKTLGAKSWSIRKIFLYNASYIIGRGLLIGNVVGLLFIYLQYQFKFITLDPQNYYVHVAPVYITFSQIILLNIGTLVLCVLMMLIPSYIITRISPAQSVKFS from the coding sequence TTGAATTTCGAATTATTTATAGCTAATAGACTTACAAAGTCTCAGGAATATAAAAATAGTGTTTCATCCCCAATCATAAAAATAGCAATAATAGCTATAGCATTGGGTATGATGATGATGTTAATTTCTATTGCTACAGGAGTTGGGTTACAGAGAAGAATTAGAGATAAAGTAGCAGGGTTTAACGGTCATATTGTAATTAGTAACTACGATAACAATCAATCTAAAACCACACAGAAACCTATAGATATTCATCAAAAGTTTTATCCAAAGTTTACTACCGTTTCTGGAATTAATCACGTTCAAGTTTTTGCAACAAGAGCCGGAATTATTAGAACAGAAAAATCTTTTGAAGGCGTTGTTTTAAAAGGAGTTGATAAAGATTATGATTGGTCTTTTTTTAAAGAATATTTAGTAGCAGGAAAAGTACCTGTTTTTGGTGATAAGATTTCTAAAGAAGTAATAGTTTCTAAATTGATAGCCGATAGAATGCACTTTAAAGTAGGGGATTCTTTTGATACTTTTTTTATTAAAGAAGATCCTAATACTTTACCAAGCCGAAGAGTTTATAAAATTTCAGGAATTTATGATACCGGTTTTGAGGAGTTTGATAAAAACATCATGATTGGAGATATCAATCAAGTTAGGGGATTAAATAAATGGAAAAATGATCAAGTAGGTGGTTTTGAGGTTTTTGTAAACGATTTTAATGAAATTGATAAAAAATCAAAAGAAATTTATCAAGAGATTGATGTTACTTTAGATAGCCAAAGTTTATTTGAACAGTATCCACAAATTTTTGAATGGTTACAGTTGTTTGATGGCAACATTGCGGTCATCATTATTATTATGATTATTGTAGCTGGGATTAATATGATTACAGCTTTGTTGGTATTAATTTTAGAGAGAACCCAAATTATAGGTGTTTTAAAAACCTTAGGAGCTAAGAGTTGGTCTATTCGTAAAATATTTTTATACAATGCTTCGTATATTATTGGTAGAGGCTTGTTAATAGGAAATGTTGTGGGCTTATTATTTATTTACTTACAATATCAGTTTAAGTTTATCACTTTAGATCCTCAGAACTATTATGTACATGTAGCACCGGTGTATATTACATTCTCACAAATTATTTTACTAAACATTGGAACACTGGTTTTATGTGTTTTAATGATGTTGATTCCTTCTTATATTATTACAAGAATTAGTCCGGCACAATCTGTAAAATTCTCATAA
- a CDS encoding NRAMP family divalent metal transporter: protein MKIKNKIQALGPGLLFAGAAIGVSHLVQSTRAGADFGFSLLWALIAVHIVKYPFFQFGARYANATGENLLNGYGKLHKGTLVAYYMINLASMFTIQAAVTLVTAGLAMNIFGLDGNATTISIIITFISAIILLIGRYQFLDKVMKIIVLTLTITTIGALFIASSKNNIPVNWTQKFHFEGVEIAFLIAFLGWMPAPLDVSIWQSLWSQAKQNQCPQKRSLKTTLLDFNAGYISTLILGVCFLGMGALVMFNSGEVFSNGALGFSKQLIEMYTKNIGGTAFIFIAVAAFTTMFSTTITALDASPRAMQTTAELLNFKKTKHAYTLWILFLSIGTIIIISFFTDQMLTLIKIATILSFLTAPFFAILNYKLITSEYTPVAYQPKLFLKILSLLGILFLIAFSAWYLTTLF from the coding sequence ATGAAAATTAAAAATAAAATTCAAGCTTTAGGCCCTGGATTATTATTTGCCGGAGCCGCTATTGGTGTGTCTCATTTGGTACAATCTACAAGGGCTGGAGCAGATTTTGGATTTAGCCTCTTGTGGGCTTTAATAGCTGTACACATTGTTAAATATCCGTTCTTTCAGTTTGGTGCAAGATATGCCAATGCCACAGGAGAAAATTTATTAAACGGATATGGTAAACTACACAAAGGAACTTTAGTTGCATATTACATGATTAACCTTGCTTCTATGTTTACCATTCAAGCTGCTGTTACTTTGGTTACTGCCGGACTGGCTATGAATATCTTTGGACTTGATGGAAATGCAACAACAATAAGCATCATCATCACATTCATTAGTGCTATTATACTTTTAATTGGTCGTTATCAATTTTTAGATAAGGTGATGAAAATTATTGTTTTAACTTTAACCATCACCACAATTGGGGCATTATTTATAGCTTCAAGCAAAAATAACATTCCTGTAAATTGGACTCAAAAATTTCATTTTGAAGGTGTAGAAATAGCATTTCTAATTGCCTTTTTAGGTTGGATGCCCGCTCCTTTAGATGTTTCTATTTGGCAATCACTTTGGTCACAAGCCAAACAAAATCAATGTCCACAAAAAAGAAGTTTAAAAACTACTTTATTAGATTTTAATGCAGGATATATATCAACCTTAATTCTTGGAGTATGTTTTTTAGGCATGGGGGCTTTGGTTATGTTTAACAGTGGAGAAGTTTTTTCTAACGGAGCTTTAGGTTTTAGCAAACAATTGATAGAAATGTACACCAAAAACATTGGAGGAACCGCCTTTATATTTATTGCCGTAGCTGCATTTACCACCATGTTTAGTACTACTATTACTGCTTTAGATGCCTCCCCAAGAGCTATGCAAACCACTGCAGAACTCTTAAACTTTAAAAAGACCAAACACGCTTATACTTTGTGGATTTTATTTTTATCCATAGGAACCATTATTATAATTTCCTTTTTTACAGACCAAATGTTAACCTTAATTAAAATAGCAACTATTTTAAGTTTTTTAACAGCTCCTTTCTTTGCAATTTTAAATTACAAACTAATTACAAGTGAGTACACACCTGTAGCCTATCAACCAAAATTATTTTTAAAAATACTTTCTTTGTTAGGAATTCTTTTTTTAATTGCCTTTAGCGCTTGGTATTTAACCACTTTGTTTTAG
- a CDS encoding glycosyltransferase: MIHFGYYTIVFNFFNFTKTSQKANNNIPVSVIVCAKNEAENLKNYLPYLINQKYDEFELVLINDRSYDETADIFETYEQQYDFVKVVTIQETDYFYGNKKYALTLGIKAAKHDCLLLTDADCQPNSEYWIQEMANQFTQNKEVVLGYGAYQDIPKSFINKMIRYETLMTALQYFSFAQIGIPYMGVGRNLMYSKTLFLKNKGFHQHIRVMSGDDDLLINQIANKQNTAICFDENAHTTSPPKLDRKSWTTQKRRHISTANLYKPLHKFLLGLYTFNRLLFWLVLPASLIYVDNTNYQLIIAGLIAIKLISEYIVVGIAAKKLKEKGLVLFTPILDICLLFFQLYIFIYNNIHKPQKWS, from the coding sequence ATGATACATTTTGGTTACTACACTATTGTGTTCAACTTTTTTAACTTTACAAAAACCTCTCAAAAAGCAAACAACAACATTCCTGTTTCTGTAATTGTTTGTGCCAAAAACGAAGCTGAAAACTTAAAAAACTATTTACCTTATTTAATCAATCAAAAATACGATGAGTTTGAATTGGTTTTGATTAATGATAGATCTTATGATGAAACTGCTGATATTTTTGAAACATATGAGCAACAATATGATTTTGTAAAAGTAGTTACCATTCAAGAAACAGATTATTTTTATGGAAATAAAAAATATGCCTTAACACTAGGAATAAAAGCTGCTAAACACGATTGCTTATTATTAACCGATGCCGATTGTCAACCCAATAGCGAGTATTGGATTCAAGAAATGGCTAATCAATTTACCCAAAACAAAGAAGTAGTTTTAGGTTATGGTGCCTACCAAGACATTCCAAAAAGTTTTATCAACAAAATGATTCGTTATGAAACTTTAATGACTGCTTTACAATATTTTTCATTTGCACAAATAGGAATTCCATATATGGGTGTTGGGAGAAATTTAATGTATAGCAAAACTTTGTTTTTAAAGAACAAAGGATTTCATCAACACATTAGAGTAATGTCGGGTGATGATGATTTGTTAATCAACCAAATTGCCAACAAGCAAAATACCGCCATTTGTTTTGATGAAAATGCACATACTACATCTCCTCCCAAATTAGATAGAAAAAGCTGGACAACACAAAAAAGGAGACATATAAGCACAGCAAACCTATATAAACCATTACATAAATTCCTTTTAGGACTTTATACATTTAATAGATTATTGTTTTGGTTGGTATTGCCTGCTAGTCTTATATATGTAGACAATACTAATTATCAATTAATTATTGCAGGATTAATTGCAATTAAACTTATAAGTGAATATATTGTTGTAGGAATTGCAGCCAAAAAACTAAAAGAAAAAGGACTTGTACTTTTTACACCTATTTTAGACATATGCTTGTTGTTTTTTCAGCTATACATTTTTATTTACAATAATATTCACAAACCTCAAAAGTGGTCATGA
- the lipA gene encoding lipoyl synthase — MSTESTTFKSVLPNKANNTTNPGTIPVGNKKPDWLRVKLPVGKKYTELRGLVDKYKLNTICTSGSCPNMGECWGDGTATFMILGNICTRSCGFCGVKTGKPETVEWDEPEKVARSIKIMSIEHAVITSVDRDDLKDGGSIIWAETIAAIRRANPNTTMETLIPDFQGDTKNIDRLITAAPEVISHNLETVRRLTREVRIQAQYDRSLEVLRYIKAQGQRRTKSGIMLGLGEKKEEVFESLRDLANANVDVVTLGQYLQPSKKHLPVKEYITPELFKEYEVYAKSLGFKHVESSALVRSSYHAKKHVN; from the coding sequence ATGAGTACGGAATCAACTACATTTAAATCTGTATTACCAAACAAAGCAAATAACACAACAAATCCAGGAACTATTCCTGTTGGAAATAAAAAACCAGATTGGCTAAGAGTTAAATTACCTGTTGGAAAAAAATACACTGAATTACGTGGATTGGTAGATAAATACAAACTAAACACTATTTGTACTAGTGGTAGTTGTCCTAACATGGGTGAATGTTGGGGTGATGGAACTGCTACCTTTATGATTTTAGGAAATATTTGTACAAGATCTTGTGGTTTTTGTGGTGTAAAAACGGGAAAACCAGAAACGGTTGAATGGGATGAACCAGAAAAAGTTGCTCGTTCTATAAAAATTATGAGTATTGAACATGCCGTTATTACCTCTGTAGATAGAGATGATTTAAAAGATGGTGGTTCTATTATTTGGGCAGAAACAATAGCTGCAATCCGTAGAGCAAACCCTAACACTACCATGGAAACTTTAATTCCAGATTTCCAAGGAGACACTAAAAATATTGACAGATTAATTACTGCTGCTCCTGAAGTAATTTCTCATAACCTAGAAACAGTTCGTAGGTTAACTCGTGAAGTGCGTATACAAGCACAATACGACAGAAGTTTAGAAGTATTAAGATATATTAAAGCACAAGGACAGCGCAGAACCAAATCTGGTATTATGCTAGGTTTAGGAGAAAAGAAAGAAGAAGTTTTTGAAAGTCTTAGAGATTTAGCAAATGCTAACGTAGATGTTGTGACTTTAGGACAATATTTACAACCAAGTAAAAAACATTTACCTGTTAAAGAATATATTACACCAGAACTTTTTAAAGAATATGAAGTCTACGCAAAATCTTTAGGTTTTAAACACGTAGAAAGTTCTGCCTTGGTAAGATCTTCTTATCACGCAAAAAAACACGTAAATTAA
- a CDS encoding RNA polymerase sigma factor, protein MTSEDILFTHIKAAKRGDQTAYNYLLNLYWNDVFTFLQSKISDDTIDAEDITIITFSKAFDKIDTYNDDYGFRTWIFTIAKNLLIDELRKQKNITISLQDQNNEVYGLSDANPSPEDKIIIEQNLAELKRNIKKLKVKYQKVINLRYFQDMTYIEIANHLDEPINNVKVKLLRAKKLLAEIITNSENEN, encoded by the coding sequence ATGACCTCAGAAGATATTTTATTTACTCATATCAAAGCTGCCAAAAGAGGAGATCAAACTGCATATAATTATCTACTAAATTTATATTGGAATGATGTCTTTACATTTTTACAATCTAAAATTAGTGATGATACTATTGATGCAGAAGACATTACCATTATTACTTTTTCTAAAGCTTTTGATAAAATAGATACTTATAATGATGACTATGGCTTTAGAACATGGATTTTTACCATTGCAAAAAACTTGTTGATTGATGAGTTAAGAAAGCAAAAAAACATTACTATTTCTTTACAAGATCAAAATAATGAAGTTTATGGCTTGTCAGATGCAAATCCATCTCCAGAGGATAAAATTATTATTGAGCAAAATTTAGCAGAACTTAAAAGAAACATAAAAAAGTTAAAAGTTAAATATCAAAAAGTTATCAACCTAAGATACTTTCAGGACATGACTTATATTGAAATTGCCAACCACCTTGATGAGCCAATTAATAACGTTAAGGTAAAATTATTAAGAGCAAAAAAATTATTGGCTGAAATTATTACCAACTCCGAAAATGAAAATTAA
- a CDS encoding membrane or secreted protein, with protein sequence MKLFLISLGLLALAFAGIAIKIWGKKDGKFSGTCASQNSQFNESGEPCGFCGKMPEDCENK encoded by the coding sequence ATGAAACTATTCTTAATTTCACTTGGTTTATTAGCCTTAGCTTTTGCAGGAATTGCCATTAAAATATGGGGTAAAAAAGATGGTAAATTTTCTGGTACTTGTGCCAGTCAAAACTCTCAATTTAACGAATCTGGAGAACCATGTGGTTTTTGTGGTAAAATGCCAGAAGACTGCGAAAACAAATAA